One Sphingomonas endolithica genomic window, GGCCTTGCTGACCATCGGTTCGGGCTGGGTGAACAATTCGGTTTCGTAGTCGAGGTTGAACTTGGCGGCGATGTCGCGCGCGAGCTCCAGATGCTGCTTCTGATCCTCGCCCACCGGCACATGCGTGGCGTTGTAGAGCAGCACGTCGGCCGCCATCAGCACGGGATAGTCGTACAGGCCGACGCTGGCGCCCTCGCGGTTCTTGCCGGCCTTGTCCTTGAACTGCGTCATGCGGTTGAGCCAGCCGACGCGGGCGACGTTGTTCAGCAGCCAGGCAAGCTCGCTATGCTGCGGCACGCGCGTCTGGTTGAACAGGATCGACCGTTCGGGATCGATGCCGGCGGCGATTACCGTTGCCGCCATCTCGATCGTGTTCGAGGCCAGTTCGGCCGGCGCGATCCATTCGGTCAGCCCGTGCAGGTCGGCGATGAAGTACATCGTCTCGCCGCCCTGCTGCTGGATGTCGTCCTGCATGGCGACCCATTGCTTCACGGCGCCGAGATAATTGCCGAGATGGAGATTGCCGGTGGGCTTGATGCCGGAAACGACGCGCATGGAGGTGACTTTCAGGCCGGAGTGCGCCTGAACATCATCCGCAGATCGGCGGGAGTGTAGGCGCGCAGGATGAAACAGGCGACCGCGTAGACCAGCCCGCCGGTGCCGACCAGCACGAACATCGCGCCCCAGCGGGTAAGGCTCGGGCCAGTGGTGTACGGCGTGAAGAGATCGTCGAGCAAGTACATTGCCAGCCCCATGATCAACGCCGCCCCGAGCAGCCGCACCGCGCGGTGCGCGAGGCGGGCGTCAGGCACGAAGTGACCGCGCTGCCGCAGGGTGCGGTACAGCAGGTAGACGTTGACGCAACTCGCCAGTGCGGTCGCCAGCGGGGGCCCGAGATGCTTGAGCGGGATGATGAAGGCGAGGTTAAGCACCAGGTTGATGGCGATCGAGATGGTGGCGAAGCGCACCGGCGTCTTGGTATCGGAACGCGCATAATATCCGGGCGTCAGCACCTTCACCAGGATGTAGGCGGGCAGGCCGATCGAGAAAGCGGCAAGCGCACCGGCCGTTGCCGCCGTATCGGCCGCAGTGAAGGCGCCGTGCTGGAACAAGGCGGCGATGATCGGCACGCCGCACACGATCAGCGCGACGGTGGCGGGGAGGGTGAAGAACAGTGCTAACTCCATGCCGCGATTCTGCGTTTCCATGGCGCCCGCCTCGTGGCCGAGGCCAAGCTGGCGCGAGATGGTGGGCAGCAGCACGGTGCCAAGACCGATGCCGATCAGCCCGAGTGGCAACTGGTTCAGGCGATCGGCATAATAGATGTACGACACCGACCCCTCGGGCAGCAGGCTGGCGGCGAGCGCGGTCGAGATGACGAGATTGATCTGCACCGCGCCGGCCCCGGCGGCGGCCGGCCAGATCAGCGACAGCAGCTTCTTGACGTCGGGGTTGAGCCGGGGCGCGCGCAGGCGCAGCTTCACGCCGGCCGAGCGGCAGGCGAAGATCAGCCAGGCGAGTTGCAACACGCCCGACACCGTCACCGCGATCGCCTGGTTGCGGGCGGTGCCGAGCGGATCGGTGTGCAGGAAGATCAACGCGGCGATCAGCGTCGCGTTGAGCAGGATCGGTGCGGCGGCATTGACCCAGAAGCGGTGCAGCGAATTGAGGATGCCGCCGAGCAGCGACACCAGGCTGATCAACAGGAGATAGGGAAAGGTGATCCGCGCCAGATCGACCGCAAAGGCGAACTCGGCGGGGCTGGCGTTGCGGAAGCCGCCCGACAGCAGATAGGTGACCGGCCAGGCGGCGAGTTCCATGACGATCGTCATCACGATCAGGATCGGCAGCAACACCGACAGCGCATCTTCGGCAAAGGTGATGCCGCGCGGCAGCCCGCCGCCCTCGTCAGCAGCGCCCTCCGCCATCTTGCGGTTGAACATCGGGATGAACGCAGCGGAGAACGCGCCCTCGGCGAACAGCGCTCGGAACATGTTGGGCAGGCGGAAGGCGATCAGGAAGGCGTCGGACGCGAAGCTGGCGCCGATGAAGCGCGCGAACAGCGAATCGCGCACCAGCCCGAGCACGCGGCTGGCGAGGGTCAGGCCGCCAACCGACCCCAGCGCACGTGTCAGATTCATGTGATTATCGTCTCTGCCATTTCGTCATCCTGAACTTGTTTCAGGATCCAGGCGCGGTCACTCGCCAAATGGACCATGTCCGTGGATCGGCTGACCGCGCCTGGATGCTGAAACAAGTTCAGCATGACGGCTGGTTAGTATCAGGCAGTGCCGGTTTCCGCGGTGGTCACCTGCGGCTGCCCTTCGGCATCGGCCTGTGCCTGGTACATGCCGGCGAAGTCGATGGGCTCTAGCAGCAGCGGCGGGAAGCCGCCGTCGCGCACGGCATCTGCGAGCACGCGGCGCGCGAACGGGAAGATCAGGCGCGGCGCTTCGCCGAGCAGGAAGGGCTGGAGATGCTCGGCGGGGATGTTGCGCAGGCCGAACAGGCCAGCGAACGACAGATCGACGATGAATGCGACCTGGCCTTCTGCTTCGGCGCGGACTTCGATCTTCAGCACGACCTCGAACACGTCGTCGCCGACCTGGCCCGAGCCGATGTTGAACTGCACGTCGATCTGCGGCGCGACCTGGTTCTGGAAGATCGCCGGGGCGTTCGGGTTCTCGAACGACAGGTCCTTCACATATTGCGAGATCAGACCGACGGCCGGCAACGTGTCTTCGCCGTTGCTATAGGGTTCCGCGCCGGTGGTGACGCCATTGTCCTGCTCTGCCATCGAAACTGGTTCCTCACATGATCGCGCAATGGATTAAGGTGGCCGGTGTTGGTCCGGCAACCGATGATGCGGGCGCCTAGCAGGGGGCGGCGGCTTGTTCAACGGTGGCGACCGTCCGCAAAGCAGGCGGTGTCGCCGCGCGTCGCGCGGGAACAAGCGGCCTTGCCGCCGCATTTGTATCGAGATCGCCTTGCGCCTATGTAAGCGGTTGGCCGAATTCGGAGACCGAAGTGTTTTACGTTGTCATTCTTGCGATGGTCGCCGGTTTCGTGGCGCTGCGCCTGTACATGGTGCTGGGCAAACGCACCGGCCACGAACAGGCATTGCCAAAGCCCGCCGAAGAACGCGCGCCGATCACCACGCTGCCGCGGCCGATCGAGTCGGCAGTCGAGCCACGCGAGATCGCGACGCGCAATATTGACAGCAAGGCGGAAGCCGGGTTGCGCCAGATCGTCACCGCCGAGCCTTCGTTCGATGTCGGGCAGTTCGTGGAGGGTGCGCAGAGCGCCTATCGCATGATCCTGGAAGCCTATTGGAAGGGCGACGAGGAGGCACTGGACTGGCTGGTCGAAGCCGATGTGAAGACCGCGTTCGCCGAGGCGATCGCGGCGCGGCATGAGGCGGGGCATGTCCTGGAGAACCGTCTGGTCTCGATCGAGCGCGCGGTGATCGCCGATGCGCAGGTCGAGGGCAAGCAGGCCCGTATCACCGTGCGCTTCGATGCCGACATCGCTGCCGTCACGCGCGATGCCGAAGGCAACGTCGTGTCCGGATCGATGAGCGATGCGGTCGAGACGCACGACGTCTGGACGTTCGCGCGCACGTTGAAGAGCAACGATCCGAACTGGAAGCTCATCGATACCGACGAAGCCTGATGCGGATCACAGGTGCGCGCCGCTACGCCGCGATCGGCCTTGGGCTGGCGCTGAGTGCTTGTGGCGGACGGATCGTTCCGCCGGGCACGCCATCGGGCTACGCGCCGCCCGCTGGGCAGGATCGTGGCGAACAGCCGCGGGATCGTGCAGATCGACCAAAGGTCCGCGGCACCGCACCGGTGCGTCAGCCGACCGCGGCGACACCGATAGCGCCTGTACCTGCAATGGCCGTTCCGGGGGCGGCCACCGCGGCGGCAACGGGGCTGGTTACCGGGCCGGCGATCGACTCGCTGCCGATCAGCGACGAACAAGCCATGGCGGCACTGGCGGCGTTCCGATTGTCCTGCCCATCGTTGATGCGGCGGGTGGATACCTCCGGCCTGACCCGTGGCACCGACTGGCAGCCGGCGTGCAGCGCGGCTGCCGCCGGTGACGGCGATGCGCGGCGCTTCTTCTCGCGCTGGTTCGAGAGCGTGCAGGTCGGCGACGGCAAGGCGTTCGCCACCGGCTATTACGAGCCGGAGATCGCCGGCTCGCGGGATCGGCGGGCCGGGTACGACATCCCGATCTACGGTCGGCCGAGCGACCTGATCGATGTCGATCTTGGCCAGTTCAACGATGACCTCAAGGGCAAGAAGATACGCGGCCGCGTCGATAAAACGGCGTTGGTGCCCTATTACGATCGCACCGCGATCGAACAGGGCGCGCTGAGCGGCCGGGCGCCGATCCTTGGCTGGGCGGCGGATCCGGTCGCTTTGTTCTTCCTTCAAATCCAGGGCTCGGGCCGCGTACGCCTGCCCGACGGATCCGTGATGCGCATCGGCTACGAAACGCAGAATGGCCGCAGCTATACCGGCATCGGTGCGCTGATGAAGACGCGCGGCTTGCTGGCGCCGGGACAAAGCTCGATGCAAGGCATCGTGCAGTGGCTCCATGACCATCCGGAAGAGGGTGCTGCGATCATGCGCGAGAATAAGAGCTTCGTGTTCTTCCGCGAATTGCAGACGGCGCCGCTCGGCGCGCTAGGGCTGCCGGTGACCGGCGGGGTCAGCGCGGCGACCGACGTCAAGTTCGTGCCGCTCGGCGCGCCGGTCTTCCTGTCGATGGACCGGACGGACGCGACCGGATTGTGGGTCGCGCAGGATACTGGTGGCGCGATCAAGGGCGCCAACCGCTTCGACACGTTCTGGGGCGGCGGCCATGATGCCGAAGCGATTGCCGGCGGTATGAGCGCGCGCGGCACGGCATTCCTGCTGCTGCCGATCGGCACGGTCGCGCGGCTGGCGGCGGAGCGCGCCGCGCCGGCCCGCTGACATGGCGGAGCGACCGTTATCGTCCGAAGAAGCCGCTTTATGGGCGCGCGTGCTGACCTCGGTACGGCCGTTGAAGGTCGCGCCCAAGCCAGCGGCGAAGATCGTGCGCACCGCGCCGCCGCGCAGCAAGGCTGCGCTGCCTGCCGCCGCAAAGGCCCCGGTCGTCGACCAAACGCCAGAGCCGGGGCTGTTCGAGAAGCTGCTCGCCGCGGGCGTCGGCCGCGGCAAGGGCACCAAGAGCCTGCTCGGCGCAACACCGAAGCGCAGCACGATAGCAGTCGCCAAGCCGACGCTTGCCGGGGCGAACACGCTGGACGGGAGTTGGGACAAGAAGCTCGCGCGGGGGCTGGTCTCGCCCGATCGCGCGATCGACCTGCACGGCCATAACCTGTCGACGGCTTATGCGACGCTGGACGGCGCACTGGAGCAGGCGATCGGCCAGGGGGATCGGGTGATCCTGCTGGTCACCGGCAAGCCGCCGCGCCCGGCCAGCGAGCGCCCCCATGCGCGAGGTGCGATTCGGGCGTCGGTCAGCGATTGGCTGGCGGGATCCCGCCATGCCGGGGCAATCGCTGCGGTCAGGGCGGCGCATCCGCGGCACGGCGGTGCAGGTGCCTTGTATATCATCCTGCGCAGGGCCGCCGCTGGGCGGAATTATTAACCTTTCGCGCGCAAATTCCGCGGCTTGGACGGACCATGGGTTCGCGGCATTGGGATCCTGATTGGTAATGGAAGGTGTGTCGCTGAAAGGCCGCGCGATCGCTTTTGCGATGTGCGCCGGAGCGGTGGCATTCATCCTCGCGATCGTGGCGACGTCCGGCAAAGGCATGGACGGCGACAACGTCGCGCGCGCGCTGATTCCGGCGATCGTGTGTGCCGTCATGTGCTGGGCATCGGCGGAACGATCGATCGCGACGACCGCCGCCGCGATCGACCTGGCCATCACGCGGCTGACCAAGGCGGCGCGCGGCGACCTGGAAAGCGATATCGCGCCGGAAATAGCGCAGCAGGTGCCGCAGCTTGCCGGGGCCATGCGCGACTTGTTCGGCCAATTGAGCACGACGCTCGACAATGTCCACCGGCTCGCGATGTTCGACACGGTTACCGCCTTGCCCAATCGCACCAATTTCCGGCGCACCTGCGACCGCGAGATGAGCGGGATGCGGCCGGATGCCACTGCCGCCTTGTTCTTCATCGATCTCGATCGGTTCAAGACCGTCAACGACACGATGGGCCATGCCATGGGGGACCTGCTGCTGGGCATGGTGGCCAATCGCCTGCGCGACATTGCCGATCGTGTGGTCGTCGATCATGGCGGGCACGAAGGCGGCTCGTCTCAGCCGGTGATCGGCCGCCTGGCCGGTGACGAGTTCACGATCTTCTACTCCGGCATCGCCGACAGCGACGAGGCATCGCGGGTCGGCCGCAGCGTGCTTGCCGCGCTTGCCGCGCCGTTCGACCTGATGGGTACGGAAGTGAAGATCGGCGCCTCGATCGGCATCGCGATGCGCCCGGAACATGGCCGCAACCTGACCGAGTTGATGCGCGCCGCCGATGCCGCCATGTATCACGCCAAGGACAGCGGCCGCGGCCGAATGGAGCATTTCACGCAAGGGCTGGCCGACGGCATCGCCGAGCGTGCGTTGCTGGAAAGCGAATTGCGCCAGGCGATCGAGCAGGACCAGTTCGAGCTCGTCTTTCAGCCGCAGGTCAGTCTGCCCGAGGGACGGGTCGTCGCGGCCGAGGCGCTATTGCGCTGGCAGCATCCGCGACAGGGCACGAAGCTGCCGGCGACGTTCATCCAGCGTGCCGAGGAGACCGGGTTGATCGTCGAGATCGGCGAATGGGTGATCGCGACGGTCGCCGATACGATCGTGCGCTGGGAAAGCCTGGGCATCGAGCAGCGTCTGGCGGTGAACATATCGCCGCGCCAACTGGATCATGCCGGCTTCTTCGAACAATTGCGCGCTGCCATGCGGGCGGCGAACGCACCCGCGCGATTGCTGGAACTGGAAATCCCCGAGACGCTGGCGATGACCTGCTCGACCGAGGTGGTGGAGGCGATTGCTGCGCTGCGGGCAGATGGCGCCACGATCTCGATCGACGATTTCGGCACCGGCTATACCAATCTCGCGCGGTTGCGCGACTTGCCGGTCGATCGCGTCAAGCTGGACCGCAGCCTGATCGAGAACGTCACCGACAGCCGGGAAGCGCGGATGATCGCGCATGCGGTGATCGGCCTGATCCACGGGCTCGGCTGCGAGGCAGTGGCCGAGGGGATCGAGAGCAACGCACAGGCCGACGTGCTCCGCGTGATCGGTTGTGACGTCGTGCAGGGCCAGGCCATCGCCGCGCCGATGGACGAGGCGGCGTTCGTCGCCTGGTCGCGCATGGATCAGCGGCGCGCGGCGGTTGGCTAGGGTTGCGGCGCGGGCGCGGGCGTTAGGACTTCACCTGCCGCTGATACATCCTGGGGTGGGGTCGGGACTCTAGCCCACAACGCGTCGGATGATGTCGGCGTAGATCCGCGTCAACATCACCAGGTCGTCGATCGCCACCGCTTCGTCGAGCTTGTGCATCGTCGCGTTGAGCAGGCCGAATTCCACCACCGGGCAGAGCTTGGCGAGGAAGCGGGCATCCGAGGTGCCGCCCGTGGTCGAGAGTTCGGGCCGCGCGCCGGTATGTGCCTGGATCGCATCGCCGATCAACGTGGAGAAGGCGGCCGGCGGCGTGAGAAAGGCCTCGCCCGAGATGCGCGCCGTGACGGTGGCGGCCGGGGCGTGTTTCAGGACGATTCGCTCGATCCGTTTGGCAAGCGCTTGCCCCGTCTGCAGATCGTTGAAGCGGATGCTCAGCCGGGCAGCGGCGTGCGCTGGGATGACGTTGGTCGCCGGATTGCCGACGGTGATATCCGTCGTCTCGATGTTCGACGGCTGGAACCAGTCATTGCCGTGATCGAGCACGAGTGCGTCGATCTCGGCCAATGCGGCGACCAGTTTGGGGATCGGGTTGTCGGCCAGATGCGGGTAGGCGACATGGCCTTGCCGTCCGGGGACGTCGATCCAGATGTTGACCGAGCCGCGCCGCCCGATCTTGATCATGTCGCCGAGCCGCAGGGTGGAGGTCGGCTCGCCGACGAGGCACAGGTCCGGGCGGAGACCACGTTCGGCCATGCGCGCGATGATCGCGGGGGTGCCGTAGGTGGCCGGGCCTTCCTCGTCTCCGGTGATGATCAGGCTGATCGTGGCGTCGCTCGTCTGCGGGACGGCGGCGACGAAGGCGGCGACCGCGCCCTTCATGTCGACCGCGCCGCGCCCATACAGCAGGCCGCCCCGCTCTTCGGGCGCGAACGCGTCGCCGGTCCAGCCGCTGCCTGGCGGGACCACATCGAGATGGCCGGCAAAGGCGAGATGGGGACCTGACGTCCCGCGTATGGCGAGCAGGTTCTCGACCGGGCCGTCGGGAGCCTCGCCGGTCACGAACCGGTCGATGGCGAAGCCGAGCGGTAGCAGTGCCGCTTCCAGGACGTCGAACACGGCACCGCGGGCGGGCGTGACGCTGTCGCAGGCGATCAGCGCCTTGGCGAGGGTGACGACGTCCGGTAGGTCGGGGTGCAGGGCCGCATCAATCATGGGGGGGACATTGCCCAAGCTCGATCTCGATACAATCCCGCAGTCCAACGCCACCGGCTATCCGCCGCCCTATGACGCGGAGGTTGCCGGGCGCTGGTGGCGGCGTCTGGCGCCGGTCGGCGGACTGACGCTGTTCGGTGCGAGCCATGTCGTGTTGCAGCCGGGCGCCTGGTCGTCGCAGCGGCACTGGCATGAGGGCGAGGACGAACTGGTGGTGATGATCGCCGGCGAGGCGGTGCTGGTCGAGGATGATGGTGAGACGGTGTTGCGTGCGGGTGACTGCGCGGCGTTTCCCAAGGGCGTGCATAATGGCCATCACCTGCAGAACAGGAGCGATGCGGTGTGCGTGTTCGTCGCGATCGGCGCGGGAGAGGATGCCGGGGGCAGCTACCCGGATATCGACATGCAGTTCAGCGCGCATGGCTACCAGCACAAGGATGGTACGCCTTATCCGGCGAAGCGGTTGAAGTAGCGATGGGGGGGCGGGTGTGACGAACCCCGCCGTCAGTCGCTCGCGGGTAGTTCGAATTTCTCGATCACCCATTCCTCTTCCTGCGCCGCGGCGATCCAGTCCTGCATAAAGGGGTGCTGCAGTACCGCGTCCATATAGCCGGCGGCAAAGCGCGCGATCGGCAGGCTGTAGGTGACGATGCGCGTGACGACCGGCGCGAACATGATGTCCGCAGCGCCGAAATTGCCGAACAGGAAATCGCCATCGCCGCCGAAGCGCGCGCGCGCCTGGGCCCACAGCTCCATCATGCGCGTGAGCTCTGCCAGCACGTCGTCGTCGGGGCGCTTGGGCGGGAAGACCTGGCGGATGTTCATGCTGTGCTT contains:
- the trpS gene encoding tryptophan--tRNA ligase yields the protein MRVVSGIKPTGNLHLGNYLGAVKQWVAMQDDIQQQGGETMYFIADLHGLTEWIAPAELASNTIEMAATVIAAGIDPERSILFNQTRVPQHSELAWLLNNVARVGWLNRMTQFKDKAGKNREGASVGLYDYPVLMAADVLLYNATHVPVGEDQKQHLELARDIAAKFNLDYETELFTQPEPMVSKAAPRIMSLRDAATKMSKSNPSEQSRVNLIDDDETIAAKFRKAKSDADALPDNVDGLAERPEAKNLVTIYAALADRTTEQVIADYAGQGFGAFKPALADLAVATLGPIRDRMLRLLDDRAEVSRLLESGAEKARNLAAPTLLAAQRAMGLQI
- the murJ gene encoding murein biosynthesis integral membrane protein MurJ translates to MNLTRALGSVGGLTLASRVLGLVRDSLFARFIGASFASDAFLIAFRLPNMFRALFAEGAFSAAFIPMFNRKMAEGAADEGGGLPRGITFAEDALSVLLPILIVMTIVMELAAWPVTYLLSGGFRNASPAEFAFAVDLARITFPYLLLISLVSLLGGILNSLHRFWVNAAAPILLNATLIAALIFLHTDPLGTARNQAIAVTVSGVLQLAWLIFACRSAGVKLRLRAPRLNPDVKKLLSLIWPAAAGAGAVQINLVISTALAASLLPEGSVSYIYYADRLNQLPLGLIGIGLGTVLLPTISRQLGLGHEAGAMETQNRGMELALFFTLPATVALIVCGVPIIAALFQHGAFTAADTAATAGALAAFSIGLPAYILVKVLTPGYYARSDTKTPVRFATISIAINLVLNLAFIIPLKHLGPPLATALASCVNVYLLYRTLRQRGHFVPDARLAHRAVRLLGAALIMGLAMYLLDDLFTPYTTGPSLTRWGAMFVLVGTGGLVYAVACFILRAYTPADLRMMFRRTPA
- the secB gene encoding protein-export chaperone SecB, encoding MAEQDNGVTTGAEPYSNGEDTLPAVGLISQYVKDLSFENPNAPAIFQNQVAPQIDVQFNIGSGQVGDDVFEVVLKIEVRAEAEGQVAFIVDLSFAGLFGLRNIPAEHLQPFLLGEAPRLIFPFARRVLADAVRDGGFPPLLLEPIDFAGMYQAQADAEGQPQVTTAETGTA
- a CDS encoding Tim44/TimA family putative adaptor protein, whose amino-acid sequence is MFYVVILAMVAGFVALRLYMVLGKRTGHEQALPKPAEERAPITTLPRPIESAVEPREIATRNIDSKAEAGLRQIVTAEPSFDVGQFVEGAQSAYRMILEAYWKGDEEALDWLVEADVKTAFAEAIAARHEAGHVLENRLVSIERAVIADAQVEGKQARITVRFDADIAAVTRDAEGNVVSGSMSDAVETHDVWTFARTLKSNDPNWKLIDTDEA
- a CDS encoding murein transglycosylase A, whose translation is MRITGARRYAAIGLGLALSACGGRIVPPGTPSGYAPPAGQDRGEQPRDRADRPKVRGTAPVRQPTAATPIAPVPAMAVPGAATAAATGLVTGPAIDSLPISDEQAMAALAAFRLSCPSLMRRVDTSGLTRGTDWQPACSAAAAGDGDARRFFSRWFESVQVGDGKAFATGYYEPEIAGSRDRRAGYDIPIYGRPSDLIDVDLGQFNDDLKGKKIRGRVDKTALVPYYDRTAIEQGALSGRAPILGWAADPVALFFLQIQGSGRVRLPDGSVMRIGYETQNGRSYTGIGALMKTRGLLAPGQSSMQGIVQWLHDHPEEGAAIMRENKSFVFFRELQTAPLGALGLPVTGGVSAATDVKFVPLGAPVFLSMDRTDATGLWVAQDTGGAIKGANRFDTFWGGGHDAEAIAGGMSARGTAFLLLPIGTVARLAAERAAPAR
- a CDS encoding Smr/MutS family protein: MAERPLSSEEAALWARVLTSVRPLKVAPKPAAKIVRTAPPRSKAALPAAAKAPVVDQTPEPGLFEKLLAAGVGRGKGTKSLLGATPKRSTIAVAKPTLAGANTLDGSWDKKLARGLVSPDRAIDLHGHNLSTAYATLDGALEQAIGQGDRVILLVTGKPPRPASERPHARGAIRASVSDWLAGSRHAGAIAAVRAAHPRHGGAGALYIILRRAAAGRNY
- a CDS encoding putative bifunctional diguanylate cyclase/phosphodiesterase — encoded protein: MEGVSLKGRAIAFAMCAGAVAFILAIVATSGKGMDGDNVARALIPAIVCAVMCWASAERSIATTAAAIDLAITRLTKAARGDLESDIAPEIAQQVPQLAGAMRDLFGQLSTTLDNVHRLAMFDTVTALPNRTNFRRTCDREMSGMRPDATAALFFIDLDRFKTVNDTMGHAMGDLLLGMVANRLRDIADRVVVDHGGHEGGSSQPVIGRLAGDEFTIFYSGIADSDEASRVGRSVLAALAAPFDLMGTEVKIGASIGIAMRPEHGRNLTELMRAADAAMYHAKDSGRGRMEHFTQGLADGIAERALLESELRQAIEQDQFELVFQPQVSLPEGRVVAAEALLRWQHPRQGTKLPATFIQRAEETGLIVEIGEWVIATVADTIVRWESLGIEQRLAVNISPRQLDHAGFFEQLRAAMRAANAPARLLELEIPETLAMTCSTEVVEAIAALRADGATISIDDFGTGYTNLARLRDLPVDRVKLDRSLIENVTDSREARMIAHAVIGLIHGLGCEAVAEGIESNAQADVLRVIGCDVVQGQAIAAPMDEAAFVAWSRMDQRRAAVG
- the dapE gene encoding succinyl-diaminopimelate desuccinylase, with translation MIDAALHPDLPDVVTLAKALIACDSVTPARGAVFDVLEAALLPLGFAIDRFVTGEAPDGPVENLLAIRGTSGPHLAFAGHLDVVPPGSGWTGDAFAPEERGGLLYGRGAVDMKGAVAAFVAAVPQTSDATISLIITGDEEGPATYGTPAIIARMAERGLRPDLCLVGEPTSTLRLGDMIKIGRRGSVNIWIDVPGRQGHVAYPHLADNPIPKLVAALAEIDALVLDHGNDWFQPSNIETTDITVGNPATNVIPAHAAARLSIRFNDLQTGQALAKRIERIVLKHAPAATVTARISGEAFLTPPAAFSTLIGDAIQAHTGARPELSTTGGTSDARFLAKLCPVVEFGLLNATMHKLDEAVAIDDLVMLTRIYADIIRRVVG
- a CDS encoding cupin domain-containing protein encodes the protein MPKLDLDTIPQSNATGYPPPYDAEVAGRWWRRLAPVGGLTLFGASHVVLQPGAWSSQRHWHEGEDELVVMIAGEAVLVEDDGETVLRAGDCAAFPKGVHNGHHLQNRSDAVCVFVAIGAGEDAGGSYPDIDMQFSAHGYQHKDGTPYPAKRLK